The following are encoded together in the Coriobacteriia bacterium genome:
- a CDS encoding 50S ribosomal protein L25, with product MTNEVKLSAKVREATGKTSHKMAAEGLIPAVVYGPKVEAKSLSVDRRDFEHLMHYASVGSTLVDLTIEGEDKVLDVIIKEVRHEEIKGAVQHIDFWAVDMGHTLQTTVAIDFIGSAEGERAGGVVMHSLRELKIEARPKDLPEHVEVDVSPLNIGDSFTVADLVAPKGVTLLDEPETVIASCMPPAVEEEVVAEVEEMVEVPEVGKESEEAEE from the coding sequence ATGACAAACGAGGTCAAACTAAGCGCCAAGGTCCGTGAGGCTACGGGCAAGACGAGCCACAAGATGGCCGCTGAAGGTCTCATCCCGGCGGTAGTTTACGGGCCCAAGGTCGAGGCGAAGTCGCTTTCGGTCGACCGTCGCGATTTCGAGCACCTGATGCACTACGCTTCGGTGGGCTCCACGCTCGTGGACCTCACCATCGAAGGCGAGGACAAGGTGCTCGACGTCATCATCAAGGAAGTGCGTCACGAGGAGATCAAGGGCGCGGTCCAGCACATCGACTTCTGGGCCGTCGACATGGGTCACACGCTGCAGACCACGGTCGCTATCGACTTCATCGGAAGCGCCGAAGGCGAGCGCGCCGGTGGCGTGGTCATGCATTCACTCCGCGAGCTGAAGATCGAGGCGCGCCCGAAGGACCTGCCCGAGCACGTCGAGGTCGATGTCTCGCCGCTCAACATCGGCGACTCCTTCACGGTGGCCGACCTGGTTGCGCCCAAGGGCGTCACGCTGCTTGACGAGCCTGAGACGGTCATCGCGTCGTGCATGCCGCCGGCGGTTGAGGAAGAGGTCGTTGCCGAGGTTGAAGAGATGGTCGAGGTGCCCGAGGTGGGCAAGGAGTCCGAGGAAGCCGAGGAGTAG